A genomic stretch from Kwoniella europaea PYCC6329 chromosome 2, complete sequence includes:
- a CDS encoding 26S protease regulatory subunit 10B, protein MASPEASSSTAPPAPAPAAAPEPTIVAPAGMPADKYEAIKGYRAKVKEHSRMSENLKQIRLNIRTLSTDFDKTEDDIKALQSVGQIIGEVLKQLDEERFIVKASSGPRYVVSYRPTLPAAKLKAGVRVSLDMTTLTIMRILPREVDPMVYNMSLEDPGSASFAGIGGLGDQVRELREVIELPLMNPELFERVGINPPKGVLLYGPPGTGKTLLARAVAATLNTNFLKVVSSAIVDKYIGESARLIREMFAYAREHEPCVIFMDEIDAIGGRRFSEGTSADREIQRTLMELLNQMDGFDSLGRTKIIMATNRPDTLDPALLRPGRLDRKIEIPLPNEQGRLEILKIHAKGINKSGDIDYEAIVKLSDGFNGADLRNVCTEAGLFAIREDRDAVVQEDFMKAVRKLNDAKKHETKM, encoded by the exons ATGGCATCTCCAGAagcatcctcatcgacaGCTCCccctgctcctgctccagctGCAGCCCCAGAGCCAACCATCGTAGCTCCAGCGGGTATGCCAGCGGACAAGTACGAAGCCATTAAAGGATATCGAGCT AAAGTCAAAGAACATTCAAGAATGTCAGAGAATCTCAAACAAA TCCGATTGAACATACGAACCCTCTCGACGGATTTCGATAagacagaagatgatatcaaggCATTACAGTCTGTTGGACAGATCATTGGAGAGGTGTTGAAGCagttggatgaagagagat TCATCGTCAAAGCGTCATCGGGACCTAGATACGTGGTATCTTATAGACCTACTTTACCAGCTGCTAAA CTCAAAGCTGGTGTTAGAGTATCACTGGACATGACAACTTTGACAATTATGAGAATCCTCCCCAGGGAAGTTGATCCTATG GTATACAACATGTCCCTCGAAGACCCAGGTTCAGCATCATTCGCAGGTATTGGTGGATTAGGAGACCAAGTAAGAGAATTGAGGGAAGTGATTGAATTGCCTTTGATGAATCCCGAACTATTCGAG CGTGTTGGTATAAACCCACCAAAAGGTGTATTGCTGTATGGTCCGCCAGGTACAGGTAAAACACTGTTGGCTAGAGCTGTAGCAGCTACGCTCAATACCAATTTCTTGAAAGTCGTTTCTTCCGCT ATCGTCGATAAATATATCGGTGAATCAGCTCGTCTCATCCGAGAAATGTTCGCCTACGCCAGAGAACATGAACCTTGTGTGATATTtatggatgagattgatgcCATCGGAGGTAGACGATTTAGTGAGGGTACCAGTGCCGATCGAGAAATCCAGAGGACgttgatggag CTTCTGAACCAAATGGACGGATTCGACTCCCTCGGCCGTACCAAGATCATCATGGCTACCAATCGACCCGACACACTTGATCCAGCATTATTGCGACCAGGTAGATTAGATCGTAAGATTGAGATTCCCTTACCTAACGAACAAGGACGATTGGAAATTTTGAAAATTCACGCCAAAGGTATAAATAAATCGGGTGATATTGATTATGAGGCGATAGTCAAGTTGAGTGACGGGTTCAATGGAGCGGATTTGAGAAATGTATGCACAGAG GCCGGTCTATTCGCAATtagagaagatagagatgCGGTGGTTCAAGAAGATTTCATGAAAGCGGTTAGGAAATTGAATGATGCTAAGAAGCATGAGACCAAGATGTGA